The nucleotide window CAGAGtgtttgaaattactttttaactCCTTTACTTATTCCCCCATCAGATTCTTTCTGCGACTGTTGAAAATGCCAACATCGTCCTGCAGATCGACaatgccaggctggcagcagatGACTTCCGAACCAAGTGAGTCCAAGAGCTTTTgtgaaaaaaggggaaaagcctGGCTGTTcaagtgctttttttctgcaccTGGGGTTGCTCCACTGGAGTGGGACATTTTGGAATAGTTCATCTcttcctgggcacagcactgctaTTTCTGCACTGTGAGAGCAGTGCACACACATGGAATTAAAGATTCTTGGCAAAAATACgctgagctggggaaggaaaagacaaGAAAGATGTTGTATCAGGAGGGTGTatggatctgtgtgtgtgtccccaggttTGAGTCGGAGCAGGCTCTGCGCATGAGCGTGGAGTCCGACATCAACGGCCTGCGCCGCGTCCTGGACGAGCTGACCCTGTCCAGAGCCGACCTGGAGATGCAGATCGAGAACCTGAAGGAGGAGCTGGCTTATCTGAAGAAGAACCACGAGGAGGTGAGCACAGAGTTTGGCTCAAATTGGGACCTACAAACTTTCCTTGTGCACCAGAGAAGCAGTCAGGCCAACACACAGGAGTCTCTGCAATGAGGGCTGTCAGGAGACACTCGAGCAGGAAGGGGGAGAGAAATAATCCCTGTGGCAGGACCTCCTGGAGACCTGTGGGGCTCCTGTGCTGGTGCAAATAAGAAATTCCTCACCATGGGAAGATGCCATGTCACTCTAATGTGTTGTGTGTCTGTTTTTGTGTCAGGAAATGACGGCCCTGCGCGGGCAGGTGGGTGGGGAGATCAGCGTGGAGATGGACGCTGCTCCCGGCATCGACCTCACCAAGATCCTGGCGGAGATGCGGGAGCAGTACGAGAGCCTGGCCGAGAAGAACCGCAGGGACGCCGAGCAGTGGTTCTTCAGCAAGGTGAGGAGCTGGCGgcgagcggcggggccgggcccggggctgaGCCGCTGCCGGGGCTCTGAGCGCAcggctctgcctgcctgcagacGGAGGAGCTGAACCGGGAGGTGGCCATCAACacggagcagctgcagagcgGCAAGACGGAGATCACGGAGCTGCGGCGCACGATCCAGAGCCTGGAGATCGACCTGCAGTCGCAGCTCAGCACGGTACGAGGGCcgggctgctggcagggaggggctgcggggccgAGCCCACCCCGGGCgcccccctgagcccagccccgtGCCCGTCCCGCAGAAAGCGGCTCTGGAGGGCACCCTGGCCGACACCGAGGCGCGCTACGGCACGCAGCTGGcgcagctgcagctgctgatcAGCGGCGTGGAGGAGCAGCTGGCCGAGCTGCGCTGTGACATGGAGCGCCAGAACCACGAGTACAGGGCGCTGCTGGACGTCAAGAGCCGCCTGGAGCAGGAGATCGCCACGTACCGCCGGCTGCTGGAGGGCGAGGACGCGCAGTGCGTGAGGGGCTCCGCtgggagggaggctgggagtAGATGGGTCATAGACATGAATGCCTCAGCCCAGTCACAGCTTTCAGGGCTGGTTTCTCTGTTCACACCAGCTGTGGATGCCCAGTGTTCTGTCCCTGGTGTCTGGCTCTAGTGGGCGCTGCGCTGGCTCCCTTTCCTTGCTGGAAAGGGCTGCGGTTCCTCTTCCCTCAGGAGAGGCCAAGTGGAGAAACACTTTTATGTCCATGAgccttctctgtttttctcctgcctgAACACAGAGCCTGTGTAGCAGCAGAAACCAATGTTTGTCCCTAACATCTCTTTGGTTCTGTGCTTCTCTTGTAGCATCTCCTCCCAGTACTCCTCGGCCATGTCATCACACTCTGGCAGAGATGGTAAGAACCCACCtttcccctctgccagcagagctgtttaaagcagcattttccactCCCTTGTGGAATTTCCACCAGCTCTTGAAGAATGTGCAATATCAGATAATGGTTTAAGAAATGtctctccttcctgctgtgaCTAATTGTCCCCCTTTCCTCTGCAGTCATGACATCGTCCCGCCAGGTGCGCACGATCGTGGAGGAGGTGCAGGACGGGAAGGTGGTCTCCTCCCGGGAGCAGGTGGCACTCACCACTCGCTAGGACAGCCCCTggctcaggagagcagagaattGAGCCAAGAAGTGCCTGAGGGCTGTGTCCCAGAATGCTCCTtcacctgctcctcctgcctgtgttGCCCTCATCCCATGCAGGTGTCTCTGGACACTTTTAATAAAGCTTTTTCTCCTTGCTCGTGCAACTGCAGACTTGTCTGTCACTGACACGTGATCCCTCAAAGCCTCCAGGTTCTATGTTCATGCCAGGGAAAGTCCTAAGAAACCACAAGAAGCCAGTGAGAGGaggggaatggagggacaggggtTCCACCTGGAGGGACAAGGACAAACATAATTTGAGACAGCTTTTTCTAATGAACTCAGGGCTTGTAAATACATGGGACTGGCTAAGACATAAACTGAGGTTTGAGGTCATTGTGCCATGTGACTGACAATTAGAGCCAACAAGCTAAAGCTCAGTTCTCTAACTCTTGGGATCATAAGAAGTCACTTTCTCCTGTAAGCTGAACTTGGATGGCTTCAGCAGGACTGCTGCTGTCAGGTGTTCTCTCTGAGATATGAGCCCAGGGTCCTCCTGGCTGGCAAACCTCATCCCTACAGACCTGCTGTCTCTCTTGACTGTCTTTAAACCACACTGTCTGGCACAAAAACTTTTTTCAGGGCGATTCatgctgccccagggctgcctttAAAGGAACTAAAGTAACCATTGCTTAATCTGCACAGGGATGAGTAGCAATAATTTTTATCACAGCCGTGTGTAGCAGATCACTGCTAAAACCCTTCCTGAAACGCGCAGGCAGAAACGACGCCcgaggctgagctgctgctcaggattAGTGACACActtgggcagcagcagttcctgctctgcctgtgcccactCGCCTGCTGCAGTGACTGAGGCAGGGCcacagaggagaggaaatggtTTTAGAGCCAAAAGCATGGTGGGATCACTTTGATCCAGTTTTATGCCTTCTAGTCCGTGGTAGCTGGGAGCCCTGTGCATTGGCTTGTGTTCACCCCACACCTCAAGGGTGCAGATGTGGGGCTCAGACcaaagggagagggagcagtTTGTGTTAGATCAGCCTCCCTTATAACAATGGACAcgaggctcctgcagctggggctcagctcGCCCATCCTTTGGGTGATCAGGGGTTCATTCATTCTCCCTCGCTCTCCCCATGGCATTAAGGTCCCACTGAGctctccccagggctctccctggCCCCAGCAGGTTTGGAAAGAGCTGATGGTGTCACACTGGGCAT belongs to Oenanthe melanoleuca isolate GR-GAL-2019-014 chromosome 27, OMel1.0, whole genome shotgun sequence and includes:
- the LOC130263981 gene encoding keratin, type I cytoskeletal 14 isoform X1; protein product: MSTTVRQFSSSTSLKGFGSLGGGSSRLSSARLGAGGYRAPSVHGGSGSYSVSSRVVSGLGSAFGGSYCSSAGGALGGGFGGSYGAGFGAGFGAGFGGGFGGGDGILPAGEKETMQNLNDRLATYLDKVRALEEANTELEVKIREWYKKQAPGPDRDYSPYYRTIEELRNKILSATVENANIVLQIDNARLAADDFRTKFESEQALRMSVESDINGLRRVLDELTLSRADLEMQIENLKEELAYLKKNHEEEMTALRGQVGGEISVEMDAAPGIDLTKILAEMREQYESLAEKNRRDAEQWFFSKTEELNREVAINTEQLQSGKTEITELRRTIQSLEIDLQSQLSTKAALEGTLADTEARYGTQLAQLQLLISGVEEQLAELRCDMERQNHEYRALLDVKSRLEQEIATYRRLLEGEDAHISSQYSSAMSSHSGRDVMTSSRQVRTIVEEVQDGKVVSSREQVALTTR